In Rosa chinensis cultivar Old Blush chromosome 1, RchiOBHm-V2, whole genome shotgun sequence, a genomic segment contains:
- the LOC112187647 gene encoding metacaspase-1 produces the protein MMMSNYGGQQLLVIDCCYCQTQIPLVSPISVLCRRCGRCTRVASPGFPRSPYSAVPYYVRINRPPHAGFPHRLPGPPPKVHRRKKAVICGISYLHTRGELNGCINDAKLMRSLLISKFNFAEDSIIMLTEKETDPYKIPYKRNIEGALRWLVRGCQPGDSLLFYFSGHGSQLREQYRGDELDGKDETLCPLDFKTKGMIRDDWINATIVGPIPRDVKLHAIVDSCSSGTILDLPWLCNMDRDGSCKWDKASGVWKGASGGEVICISGCHDNQTSAETQSIPTTGVMTFCFIQAIKSGQAATYGSLLNSMRSAIRSMGSAAGGSGGAVTSLAGMLLAGGRVGGGGLRQEPQLTAGTRFDVYTKPFTL, from the exons ATGATGATGAGCAATTATGGAGGCCAACAACTACTAGTGATCGACTGTTGCTATTGCCAGACCCAAATCCCGCTGGTGAGTCCGATATCCGTCCTCTGCCGCCGCTGCGGCCGCTGTACCCGCGTCGCCTCTCCGGGCTTTCCCCGCTCCCCCTATAGTGCTGTACCCTACTATGTCCGTATAAACCGACCACCACACGCCGGCTTCCCCCACAGATTACCAGGACCTCCGCCGAAAGTGCACAGGCGGAAGAAGGCGGTGATCTGCGGGATATCGTATCTACACACGAGGGGTGAGCTCAACGGTTGCATCAATGACGCCAAACTCATGCGGAGTCTCCTCATCAGCAAGTTCAATTTTGCAGAAGATTCCATTATCATGCTCACTG AGAAAGAAACTGACCCATATAAGATTCCATATAAAAGAAATATTGAAGGGGCATTACGTTGGCTTGTACGAGGATGTCAACCGGGTGACTCCCTTCTGTTTTACTTCTCTGGTCATGGTTCACAGCTGAGGGAGCAGTATCGTGGTGATGAACTTGATGGAAAGGATGAAACCCTTTGTCCCCTTGACTTCAAAACCAAGGGTATGATTCGTGATGATTGGATAAATGCAACAATTGTTGGGCCCATTCCACGTGACGTCAAGCTTCATGCAATTGTAGATTCTTGTAGTAGTGGCACCATACTGGATTTGCCATGGCTTTGCAATATGGACCG GGATGGAAGCTGTAAATGGGACAAGGCATCAGGCGTATGGAAAGGAGCAAGTGGTGGAGAAGTTATATGTATCAGTGGTTGTCATGACAATCAAACCTCTGCGGAAACACAATCA ATCCCAACAACAGGTGTCATGACTTTCTGCTTCATCCAAGCAATCAAGAGTGGACAGGCAGCCACATATGGGAGCTTACTCAATTCTATGCGTAGTGCCATTCGAAGTATGGGTTCTGCTGCTGGTGGTAGTGGTGGTGCTGTTACATCTCTTGCCGGCATGCTTCTAGCAGGCGGAAGAGTTGGTGGTGGTGGGCTGAGACAG GAGCCTCAATTAACTGCCGGCACGAGGTTCGATGTGTACACGAAACCTTTTACCCTATGA